The Candidatus Brocadiaceae bacterium nucleotide sequence GCATGGCCAGTTCGTGGACGCGCACGTCCGCGCGCCGGGCGGCGGCCCCAGCGGTGCTGCCCGGCTGCACGGCGACGGCCGTGTCGATGCCGGCCTGATGGAGGCCGCGGGCCAGGTAGAGCATCTGGTGCTCGCCGCCCCTCCATCCGAGCTGTTCGTTCAGATGGAGGACGCGCGGCCGGTAGGCTGAAGCCTTCATGAGCGTGCCCTGCGCGAGCGGCTCAATGGCGGAAGTGCCGCGTGCCGGTGAACACCATGGCCAGCCCCAGGCGGTCGGCGGCGGCGATGATGTCGGCATCGTTCTGCGCGCCGCCGGGCTGGATGATGGTGGTGACGCCGGCCTGGGCGGCCTCCTCCACGCACTCCGCCAGGTGGATGAACCCGTCGCTGGCCATGACGGCGCCGCGCGCCCGATCGCCGGCCTTGCGCAGGGCCAGCCGGGCGGCGTCGAGGCGGTTCATCTGGCCGGCGCCGACCCCCACGACCGCCTCGCGGCGGGCCAGCACGATGGCGTTGGAGCGTGTGTGCTTGCAGGAGAGCCAGGCGACCTTCAGGTCGTCCGTCTTGCCGGGGTCGGGTGCGGCCTTGGTGACGACCTCGAGCGCCGCCGGGAGGAACCCCAGCAGGTCCCTGTCCTGCACCAGCAGCCCGCCGGGGACACGCCGGAAGTCCCGGGCGCGTTCATCCACGGAGCACCGCGTGAGGGGGCCGGTCCGGAGCAGGCGCATCCGGCGGGCCCAGGGCGTGCGCTCGTGCAGAAGCGCCAGCGCCTCGTCGGAGAAGTCCGGGGCTGTCAGGCAGTCCACCGAGTAGGCGAACGTCTTGCCCTCCAGTTCCGCATGGCTCTCGGCCATGGCCTCCGCCGTGGGCACGTCCAGGGGCCGGTTGAGCGCCACGACGCAGACGGATGCGCTGAGCGGGTCGCCCAGGTAGGCCTTCTCGTAGGCCACGTGGAGGGATTCGGCGCAGGCGACGCCGCATGGGTTGCTGTGCTTGACGATGACGACGGTCGGCTGTTCGAACTCGCGGACCAGTTCGATGGCGGCAGCCGCATCGCGGATGTTGTTGAAGGACAGCGCCGGCCCGCCTGCCTGCCTGGCCGTGCTGACGGAGGGTTCCACCACGCCGTCCTCCACGTAGAAGGCGGCCGTCTGGTGGGGGTTCTCGCCGTAGAGCAGGTCCTGCCGCTTCACGAACTCCAGCCGCAGCCGCTGCGGGAGGGCCACCGGCTCGCCGTCGATGCGGGCCAGGTGCTCGGCGATGGCCTCGTCGTAGCGGGCGCAGTGGCGGAACGCCTGGACGGCCAGGGCGTGATGGGTGGCTTCCGAGAGGGTCCCGTCGTTCCGCTCCAGTTCGGCGGCCAGGGCGTCGTAGGTGGCCGGGTTGGTGACGACGGCGACGTGGGTGTAGTTCTTGGCGGCGGCGCGCACCATGGCGGGCCCACCGATGTCGATGTCCTCAAGGGCCTGGAGGTAACCGCCGCCGGCCAGGATCCGGTCGATGAACGGGTACAGGTTCACCACCACCATGTCGATCGGGCGGATGCCGTGCTCGGCGAGCTGGCGCAACTGCTCGGCATCCCCGCGCCGGGCCAGCAGGCCGCCCAGCACCTTGGGGTGCAGCGTGCGCACCAGGCCGCCCAGGATGCTGGGGAAGCCGGTGTACTCGGAGACGTCCGTCACCTGAAGGCCATGCTCCCGGAGCAGTTGCCCCGTCCCGGCGGTCGAAATCAATTCCACGCCCAGCGCGGTGACCCGGCGGGCGAATTCGGCCACCCCGCTCTTGTCGGCCACGCTGATGAGTGCCGTCTGGATCTTGGCCACTGACGGTTCCTTTCTCGGCTGTGCCCGCTCACGCCAGGAGCGGGTTGTGCTTCCTCTCGCGTCCCACGGTCGTGGGGCCGCCGTGGCCCGGCCACAGGACGGTCCGGTCCGGCAAGGGCAGGACGCGTTCGCGAATCGATGCCATGATACGCCGGGGGTCGCCTCCGGGGAAGTCCGTGCGGCCGATCCCGTCCCGGAACACCAGGTCACCACAGAACAACTGGGGCTCGCCGGCGCGGTCGCAGTGCAGGCTGACCCCGCCCGGCGTGTGCCCGGGCGTGGCGAGGACCTCCAGCACCGAGGCGCCGAACGACAGCGTCTGTCCGTCCTGCAGGAGCACGTCCGCCGGTGGCCCGCACTCGGTCCGGCCCAACAGGACGGCCAGCGAGGCCCGCGCGTCGGTCAGCATCGGCGCATCGTCGGCCCCGATGCACAACTGCGCCTGCGGGAACGCCTCCTTCAGCGGTCCGTTGGCGGCGATGTGGTCATAGTGCCCGTGGGTATTGATGATGTAGAGGGGCGTCAGGTCCTCGCGGCGACAGCGCTCCAGGATGCGATCGGCCTCCGCGCCGGGGTCGATGATGACGCCCTCGCCGGTCCGGGCGTCTCGAACCAGGTACGCGTTCGCCCCGAGGGGGCCGACTTCCAGCCGCACGATCAGCAAACCCGGCTCCCGTGGCTCATGTCTCAGGAGGCATCGGCCCCGGGGCGGTAGAAGTCGGTGACCACCCGTTCGAGGTCGCACGGCCTCTCCTCCCCTTCGGGCGCCGCCGGCATGCCCAGCACGGACATCTCCCGGATGGGGTCCTCCTCCGGGTCGCTGGCATGGGCGCGGTTCTGCAGAACGTTCCGCCCGTAGACCTTGCGCAGTTCCTTCAGCCGCCTGCGGATGACGGCCAGGGCGTCCCGGCCGGAGTAGAGCATCGCCATGCACAGGGTCTGCGTGCCGGGGTCCACCGGCTGTCCCGTCGCGGGGTCCTTGCCCGTCATGTAGCGGATCAGCTCGTCGAACTCGGCCTCCGCATTCAGGTCCTTCAGTTCGTCGGCGATCTCGTCGATGATGCGGTCCGGCGGCTCCAGGTCGGTCAGCTTCTCGGCCAGCAGGTCGTAGATGCGGTCCAGCACGACGGGCTTCACCTCGCCGGGGGGAGGCTCCTCGAACGGCATCGTCTCCGTCTCGCGCACCACGGCCAGGGCGTTGGCGGGGATGCGGGCGACGTCCGGGTTGGCGCCGAGGACGGCTACGGCACGGTCGGCCAGCAGCCGGGCGCGCCGGACGATCCAGGCCGCGCGCTCGGAAACCATGTCCCGGAGCTGGCGCCGGAACTGGGGCACCTTCAGGCCGTAGAACTCCCGTGCCCTCTCCACGCTCATCTCCAGCACCTTCAACGCGGTGATGCGCATGCCGGCGCGGGCGAAGAAGTCCACGAGGTTGCCGGGCAGCGGATTGCGGTTGCGCAGGCTCTCCGGCTTCAGGATCACCATGGAGGTCTCGACGTTGGGCGAATCGAGTTCCGGCACCGCGTCCCGGACGAATCCCCCGTCGCTGTATGCATAGCGGCGGAAGAGCTTCAGGTGCGTCTCGACCATCTCGGGACTGACGCCGACGAGGACCGCGGGCTCGAAGAACTCGTTGCGCGGGCTCTCGGCGTCGACCTCGTAGAGCCGCTCGTACTTGTCCAGGAGCCGCAGCCGCCGCCGCAGGGCCGGCGTCTGTTCGACCCGGCGCTGCTCCTCGCGGAAGTAGTCGCCGTAGGTGCCCCGAACGGTGTCGCCCTCGGGAACCGGATGGATGTGGCCGGCCGCCGCGGCGATGTCGCGCACGGCGTTGGGCCCGCGGAAGACCAGGACGGCCAGCCGGTTGGAGATCCCGCGCACGTTGGGCGTGCCGAAGTTCCTCAGGACGTACTCGATCAGGAGCCGTTGGTACGGCAGCGGGATCAGACGCTCCTCGGGGTCGTAGATGGCGTCGCAGTAGTGCTCCAGGAACGCGCTCTCCGGCCGGGGGGCGTACATGCGCGCGGCGACCAGCTTGACGTCCGCCCAGAGCAGCCGGGCCAGGATGCCGCCCGTGCGGCTCTTGTGAAGGCTGTAGGGGGTGATCAGCGCGTAGGCCAGTTCGTCGCGGGGACTCTCAGGAGAAGCCATGGAGCGGGGCGCACCTTCCAATCATCGGGGGATTCCCATCGCCGGCCCACAGACGCGGCCCCGGCGCTCTGCCCAGCACTATAGCAGAGGTGGGGCGGCCGTTCAAGGCGGCCGGGTCTCCGGGGTTCGTCTTTCGTTGCCCGTGGCACTTGCTGTATACTCGGGGCCTTCGCAGGTCTGGCTCCCCGCTTCGGAGGTGCCCGGATGGATCGGAGATTCGCCCCTGTCAGTCCCAAGCTGCCGCGCCTGCTGCACGGCGGCGGCTACAGCCCCGAGGCGTGGCCCCCGGAGGTCTGGGACGAGGACATGCGGCTGATGAAGAGCGCGGGCGTGAACGTGGCCACCATCGGGGCGTTCGGCTGGGCCGGCCTTCAGCCGAGGCCGGAGACGTTCGAGTTCGGCCCGCTCGATTCGGTGATGGACCGGCTCGCGCAGAACGGGCTGCACGCCGGCATGGTCACCCCCACCGCCGCCCATCCGGCCTGGCTCTCGCACCGGTATCCGGAGGTCCTCCGCACGGACGCCGACGGTCGGCGGCGACGCCACGGCGGACGCGGGAGCTTCTGCCCCAGTTCGGCCGCCTACCGCGACGCCTGCGCCACGGTCGCCCGAGCGCTGGCCGAGCGCTACGGCGAGCATCCGGCCCTGCTGTTCTGGCAGGTGGGCAGCGAGTCTGCCGGGGCCTGCTACTGCGCGCGCTGTGCAGCCGCGTTCCGCCGGTGGCTCCAGGACCTCTACGGCGACCTGGACGCGTTGAACCGACGCTGGTACACCGCCTTCGGCGGCCATGCCTACACGGCGTGGTCGCAGGTCGAGCCGCCCTTCGAGAACGGCCGGGGCGGCCCCCCCGCGTTGCGGCTGGACTTCGCGCGTTTCGCCAACCGGTCGCTGCTGGACTGCTTTCTGAACGAGGCGGCCATCCTGCGCGAGGTCACGCCCGGGCTGCCCGTGACCGCCGGCATGAGCGGCTCCCGCCTCGACCTCGACCCGCACGCCTGGGCCCCTCACCTGGACTTCGCCTCCGGGGACGGCCGCCCGGCCGAGGACGCCGGGCCCGTGCAGACGGCGTTCCTGCACGACCTGAGCTACGGGCTCAAGCGCCGCCCGTTCCTCCTGACGGGGCAGGCGCCCAGCCGGCAGAACCGGCAGCCCCTCGATGCCCTGAAGCGGCCGGACCGGCTGCGCCTGGACAGCTACCAGGCCATCGCGCACGGCGCCGACTCGGTGATCTACTCCCGGTGGCGGTGCGACCGGGGAGGTGTCGGGCAGCGGCACGACGCGGTCGTGGAGCACCGGGGGCACGAGAACACGCGCGTCTTCGGCGAGGTGGCCACCATCGGCGCCGAGCTGCGCAAGCTCGACGACCGGCTGCCCGGGGCGGCCGTCGACGCCCGCGTGGCGCTCGTGTTCGACTGGGAGAGCTGGTGGGCCCTGGAAGAGGTCGGCGGCCTGCTGCGCCGCGGGCAGTACCCGGAGGCCCTTCTCCGGCACTACCGGGCGCTCTGGCGGCGCAACGTGCCGGCCGCCGTCGTCGGGCCCGATGCCGACCTGACCGCCTACGCCGTCGTCAGCGCGCCCATGCTCTGCCTGGTGCGGAACGGGTGGGCGGAGCGCGTCGAGGCGTTCGTGCACGGCGGGGGGCGCTTCGTCGCCACCTGCCTGAGCGGCCGCGTGGACGAGACGCACGGCGCACACGAGGGCGGCGCGCCCGGCCCGCTGCGCAAGGTCACCGGCGTGTGGGTCGAGGAGACCGATGCCCTGCGCGAAGACCGGCAGAACCGCATCATCATGAAGCAGCACTTCGGGCCCTGCCGGGGCGAGTACGGCTGCCGGCACCTGTGCGACCTGCTGCACGCCGAGTCGGCCACCGTCCTGGCAACCTACGGCCGCGAGTTCTACGCCGGCTGGCCGGCCGTGACCGAGAACGAGTTCGGACAGGGTTGCGCCTACTACATCGGCAGCGAGCCGGAAGACGACTTCCTGCTGCACTTCTACCGCACCCTGTGCGCCGACGCCGGCGTTTTGCCCGTGCTGGACGCGCCCGAAGGCGTGGAGGTGCGGCGGCGGGTGCAGAACGACCGTTCGTTCCTGTTCGTTCTGAACCACAACGAGGACGTCTCGTTCGTGTCCCTGCCGGACGGCCAGCACGTGGACATGCTCAGCGGGGCCGCCGCGCAGGGGCGGGTGCCGCTGCGCGGCTGGGACGTGCGGGTCTTCGAGGAGACGCCCTCCGACGGAGGGGGCCGATGAAGCGCGCCCTGGTCACCGGCGGCGCCGGCTTCATCGGCAGCCACCTGGTCGAACGCCTCCTCTCGCAGGGCACGGACGTCTGCGTCATCGACGACCTGTCCACGGGCGCCGCCCGCAACCTGGACGCCGTGCGCCGCTCGCCGCTGCTGCACCTGTACCTGGACGACATGTGCAACGGGCCGCTCCTGACGGAACTGGTCGACCGCGTCGACGTGGTCTTCCACCTGGCGGCCGCCGTCGGCGTCCAGCTCATCGTCGAGGACCCCGTCCGGACCATCGAGACGAACATCCGCGGCACCGAGATGCTGCTGGAGCGCTGCGGGCGCAAGGGCAGGAAGGTGGTGCTTGCCTCGACCAGCGAGGTCTACGGCAAGGGCGGCGAGCGCCGCTTCTCGGAAGAGGACGATTTGGTCTTCGGCCCGACCACCCGGCAGCGGTGGAGCTACGGCTGCTCGAAGGCCATCGACGAGTTCCTGGCCCTCGCCTATGCGAAGAACCGCCGGCTGCCGGTGGTCATCGTGCGGTTCTTCAACATCGTCGGCCCTCGCCAGGTGGGCCGCTACGGGATGGTCGTGCCGAGGTTCGTGCGCCAGGCGCTCAGCGGCGGCCCCATCACCGTCTACGGCGACGGCCGCCAGGTCCGCTGCTTCACGCACGTCTCCGATGCGCTCGACGCCGTCTGCGCCCTCGCCGTGCACCCCGAGGCCGAAGGCCGGATCTTCAACGTCGGCAACGACGAGGCCGTCACGATCAACGAACTGGCCGAGCGCGTGCGTGCGCTCATCGACCCGAACGCACGGATCGTCCACGTCCCCTACGGCGAGGCGTACGCCCAGGGCTTCGAGGACATCCGCTTCCGCGTGCCCGACATCGCCCGGCTGAAGGAATGCACCGGCTTCGCCCCCCGGCACGACCTGGACGCCATCCTGCGGGACGTCCGCGACTTCGTGGTCAACGAGGCCGATCATCCGGAAGCGGAGCACGCGCCGGGTCCGCCGGGGCCTGTTCCGGGATGAACACCATGCCGCCCGGGCCGATCCCGCGCTCGGCGAACCAGCCCTGCGGCATCTCCAGGACGTAGTTGACCGACTCCGGCGGCCGCGCCTCGCGCCGGTCCCCGGGGTTCAGCCGCGCAACGTGCACGATCAGGCCGTCGCCTCGGATGAAGGCGATCGACAGGGGAAACGAGACCGTCTTCATCACAAACCCCGGCCGCTCGGCCTCCGGGAAGTAGAACAGCATGCCCTCGTCCGGCCCGAGCCCCCGGCGGCCCTGCAGGCCCCAACTGCGCATCTGCGGCGTGTCGGCCAGCTCGGCGTCCACGGCATGCCCCTGCACCGTCAGGGCCACGCGCCGGACGTCGGTCAGGCGCAGCAGGACGCGCTCCCGGCGCCCCGGTCGGTGCGCGCAGGGGAGGTCCAGGGGATAGTCGCCCGGCTCCGAGAACCGCGCCACCTCCCGGTCCCCCAGGCGGGCCGTGACGGTCCATTGCGGCGGCGGGCCCATCCGCTCCACCACAACGGCCCGAGCCTCCGCCGACAGCGTGACAAGACGACCGGAGACTGTGAATGCGTCTCCGGCCTCGAGGGAAGCGGCGAACGCCCAGACCTCCGAGCGATCCCGCTCCACAAGGCACAGCACGCCCGCGGCCGTCCGGAAAGCATACGCCGGGGGCAGTCCGCCCGGCAGCACGATGCCCGCTGCGGCCGGCTCCGGCTGCGCCATCCCGTCCGTGAACCGCACCGGCAGGGGACCGCCCGCCAGCGGCGCCGTTGCCAGGTCGGCCGGCTGGTAATCCTGCCATCGCGGATCGCCGGGCGGGGTCAGGGCCTGTTCGTCGATCTCGATCGAGAGAGGCATGGTCCGCCCGGGCATGTGGGAGCACGGCAACTGCACGTCGTGGACGCCGCTTCTGCGGATCCGAAGGATGGGAGGCCGGTCCCACTGCTGCACGGTCAGTTCGTGAACGACGCGGTGGATCGGCGGCCTGCGGACCGGTTCCTCACCCCGCGGACGCCATGCCGCCACCGGGAGCAGACCGATGATGACTGCAAGCGCCGCCCGCATGCGTTTCAGCCTCCCGGAGATCGAGAACGGCGACGATACCGGAAATCCCGCATGCGCGCCAGCAGAACGTCCACGGGGCCTTCGCGGGCGCCCTGACGGCCGCCGAAGTCGCCGGCAGTCAGGGGCAGCCGCCCACGCGGTCGGCAACGCCCGCTCTCTCGGCCGCCTTTCGGACGCGCATGCGGAGTGCGGCGACGTATCTGTCGCGGGTCGGCCCATGGTGCAGGATCCGGCCGTACTCATCGTGCAGGTCGGGGAACTCACGGCGCAGCAGCCGGGCCACGGCCGGCCAGACCCGAGGACGCGCATTCATTGCATCCACCCAGATCGCCCCCACCCCGGCGTCGGCCGCCCTGGCCATGAGATCGTTAAGGGATTCCTGCCCGTCGGACAGGAACGGCAGCAGCGGCCCGAACATCACGGACGTCTCCAGGCCCGCCTCGCGCGCCGCCTCCAGCACCGCCCAGCGCTCGTCGACGGGGCTCGCGTGCGGTTCCCAGAGCCGCGCCAGCCGGGGTTCGAGCGTTGTGACGGTGACGCCCACGCGGCTCAGACCGGGACGTAGCACGTCGAAGTCCCGCACGATCAGCGCGCTCTTGGTCAGCGCGTGGACCGCGAAACCGTGTTCGGTCAGAAGCCGGCAGCACTCCCGCGTCAGCCTTCGGTCCCGCTCGATGGGCTGCCAGGCGTCGCAGGCGCTGCTCGTGAAGACGCCGCCGGGCCTCGCCCGCTTCAACTGGCGCGCCAGCGCCTCCGGCGCGGCACGGCGA carries:
- the purH gene encoding bifunctional phosphoribosylaminoimidazolecarboxamide formyltransferase/IMP cyclohydrolase, with amino-acid sequence MAKIQTALISVADKSGVAEFARRVTALGVELISTAGTGQLLREHGLQVTDVSEYTGFPSILGGLVRTLHPKVLGGLLARRGDAEQLRQLAEHGIRPIDMVVVNLYPFIDRILAGGGYLQALEDIDIGGPAMVRAAAKNYTHVAVVTNPATYDALAAELERNDGTLSEATHHALAVQAFRHCARYDEAIAEHLARIDGEPVALPQRLRLEFVKRQDLLYGENPHQTAAFYVEDGVVEPSVSTARQAGGPALSFNNIRDAAAAIELVREFEQPTVVIVKHSNPCGVACAESLHVAYEKAYLGDPLSASVCVVALNRPLDVPTAEAMAESHAELEGKTFAYSVDCLTAPDFSDEALALLHERTPWARRMRLLRTGPLTRCSVDERARDFRRVPGGLLVQDRDLLGFLPAALEVVTKAAPDPGKTDDLKVAWLSCKHTRSNAIVLARREAVVGVGAGQMNRLDAARLALRKAGDRARGAVMASDGFIHLAECVEEAAQAGVTTIIQPGGAQNDADIIAAADRLGLAMVFTGTRHFRH
- a CDS encoding MBL fold metallo-hydrolase encodes the protein MLIVRLEVGPLGANAYLVRDARTGEGVIIDPGAEADRILERCRREDLTPLYIINTHGHYDHIAANGPLKEAFPQAQLCIGADDAPMLTDARASLAVLLGRTECGPPADVLLQDGQTLSFGASVLEVLATPGHTPGGVSLHCDRAGEPQLFCGDLVFRDGIGRTDFPGGDPRRIMASIRERVLPLPDRTVLWPGHGGPTTVGRERKHNPLLA
- a CDS encoding beta-galactosidase, whose amino-acid sequence is MDRRFAPVSPKLPRLLHGGGYSPEAWPPEVWDEDMRLMKSAGVNVATIGAFGWAGLQPRPETFEFGPLDSVMDRLAQNGLHAGMVTPTAAHPAWLSHRYPEVLRTDADGRRRRHGGRGSFCPSSAAYRDACATVARALAERYGEHPALLFWQVGSESAGACYCARCAAAFRRWLQDLYGDLDALNRRWYTAFGGHAYTAWSQVEPPFENGRGGPPALRLDFARFANRSLLDCFLNEAAILREVTPGLPVTAGMSGSRLDLDPHAWAPHLDFASGDGRPAEDAGPVQTAFLHDLSYGLKRRPFLLTGQAPSRQNRQPLDALKRPDRLRLDSYQAIAHGADSVIYSRWRCDRGGVGQRHDAVVEHRGHENTRVFGEVATIGAELRKLDDRLPGAAVDARVALVFDWESWWALEEVGGLLRRGQYPEALLRHYRALWRRNVPAAVVGPDADLTAYAVVSAPMLCLVRNGWAERVEAFVHGGGRFVATCLSGRVDETHGAHEGGAPGPLRKVTGVWVEETDALREDRQNRIIMKQHFGPCRGEYGCRHLCDLLHAESATVLATYGREFYAGWPAVTENEFGQGCAYYIGSEPEDDFLLHFYRTLCADAGVLPVLDAPEGVEVRRRVQNDRSFLFVLNHNEDVSFVSLPDGQHVDMLSGAAAQGRVPLRGWDVRVFEETPSDGGGR
- a CDS encoding NAD-dependent epimerase/dehydratase family protein codes for the protein MKRALVTGGAGFIGSHLVERLLSQGTDVCVIDDLSTGAARNLDAVRRSPLLHLYLDDMCNGPLLTELVDRVDVVFHLAAAVGVQLIVEDPVRTIETNIRGTEMLLERCGRKGRKVVLASTSEVYGKGGERRFSEEDDLVFGPTTRQRWSYGCSKAIDEFLALAYAKNRRLPVVIVRFFNIVGPRQVGRYGMVVPRFVRQALSGGPITVYGDGRQVRCFTHVSDALDAVCALAVHPEAEGRIFNVGNDEAVTINELAERVRALIDPNARIVHVPYGEAYAQGFEDIRFRVPDIARLKECTGFAPRHDLDAILRDVRDFVVNEADHPEAEHAPGPPGPVPG
- a CDS encoding DUF192 domain-containing protein, with product MRAALAVIIGLLPVAAWRPRGEEPVRRPPIHRVVHELTVQQWDRPPILRIRRSGVHDVQLPCSHMPGRTMPLSIEIDEQALTPPGDPRWQDYQPADLATAPLAGGPLPVRFTDGMAQPEPAAAGIVLPGGLPPAYAFRTAAGVLCLVERDRSEVWAFAASLEAGDAFTVSGRLVTLSAEARAVVVERMGPPPQWTVTARLGDREVARFSEPGDYPLDLPCAHRPGRRERVLLRLTDVRRVALTVQGHAVDAELADTPQMRSWGLQGRRGLGPDEGMLFYFPEAERPGFVMKTVSFPLSIAFIRGDGLIVHVARLNPGDRREARPPESVNYVLEMPQGWFAERGIGPGGMVFIPEQAPADPARAPLPDDRPR
- a CDS encoding radical SAM protein, translating into MKRARPGGVFTSSACDAWQPIERDRRLTRECCRLLTEHGFAVHALTKSALIVRDFDVLRPGLSRVGVTVTTLEPRLARLWEPHASPVDERWAVLEAAREAGLETSVMFGPLLPFLSDGQESLNDLMARAADAGVGAIWVDAMNARPRVWPAVARLLRREFPDLHDEYGRILHHGPTRDRYVAALRMRVRKAAERAGVADRVGGCP